One Gossypium hirsutum isolate 1008001.06 chromosome A08, Gossypium_hirsutum_v2.1, whole genome shotgun sequence genomic window, GTCAACGTCAAATCTAAATCGCTTATTATACCGCGTTCACACCGTCGCTAAGACACGCGCTTCCTTAGACACATCTCCAACCGCGTTGGCTaccatacgtatatatataaatccTGCGTTCCCATCTTCAATTTCAAATTCATTTTTGCGTTCATATTTCGTCAAACCAAAAATCAAACCCCATAAATTATTTCATGGAAATTGGGTCTTCCCAATTCTTTGCCGCTGAAGTTCTTGCTTATAACAACACCGGCATCATCACCGGCACCGGCGGAGGAGACGGCGGCAATTTTTATTGGTTTCAGGATATGGAAGATGACAAGAAAAGGAGTGGAAACAACGAGTTTATGGATTTACATTCTTCGATTTCGCTATTCGATGCTGAAATGAAGCACGAGCAACTTCAGTGGTTTACTGATCCTGATCAAGGAAGAGGAGCTGTTTTTGAATCGAATTACAGTGAAACGAATGATTATTTCGATCAAATTCAAAGTCATTACACTGAAatcgatgaatttgatgattcACGGAAGAAACGCGCGAGAAAATCAAGTTCACCGGTATCTGTTCCGGCGACGGAGGATTCAGGTCCATCGCAATCAGGCGGAACAGGACGGCGGTTATGGGTGAAAGACAGATCCAAAGACTGGTGGGAGAAGTGCAACCACCCGGATTTTCCCGACGAGGAATTCAAACGCGCGTTTCGAATGAGCAAATCGACGTTCGATATGATTTGTAAAGAGCTTGAATCAACGGTGATGAAAAAGAACACGACGCTCCGCGATGCGATACCGGTTCGTCAACGCGTTGCGGTCTGCATTTGGCGTTTAGCCACCGGTGAACCGCTCCGAATGGTATCAAAACGGTTCGGTTTAGGAATTTCAACTTGCCATAAGCTAGTTTTAGAGGTTTGTGCCGCCATTAAAACTGTTTTAATGCCTAAATATGTCCAATGGCCCGatgaaaacaaattaaataaaaccaaatcggagttcgaatccgtcaccggaatccCAAACGTCGCCGGCGCTATCTACACCACTCACGTCCCGATCATCGCTCCAAAATCCAACGCCGCCGCATATTTAAACAAGAAACAAACggagaaaacccaaaaacaatcGTATTCCATCACACTCCAAGGTATCGTAGACCCAACCGGCGTTTTCACTGACGTTTCAATTGGTTGGCCTGGTTCAATGTCCGACGAACAAATCTTCGAGAAATCGGCGTTTCATCAAAGCGCCGTTAAAGGCCAAGTAAAAGGCGTTTGGGTAGTCGGAAGTACAGGGTACCCATTAATGGATTGGGTTTTAGTTCCTTACGCTCATCAAAATCTAACTTGGACTCAACACACATTCAATGAGAAGATCGAAGAGATTGAAAAAATGGGTAAAGAAGCATTTGCGAGACTGAAAGGAAGATGGTCGTGTTTGCAGAAAAGGGCTGACGTTAAGCTTCAAGAATTGCCGGCTGTGCTCGGCGCTTGCTGTGTTTTGCATAATATTTGTGAGCTTCGAAATGAAGAAATGGAACCCGAGCTTAAAATTGAAATTTCCGATGATGAAGTCGTGCCGGAGAATAATTTGAGATCCATGGTTGCCGTTCAAGCTAGGGATTATATTGCTCATAATTTGCTTCACCATGGCCTTGCCGGTACCGGTTTTCTATAGTGATTTCATTATATTATCCttagttaaaaaattttgtattttttttagtgTATAGTCCAATAATAATAGGTAGATAGGCAGATTTTGATTGCATTTTTTGGGGGTATGGAATAAAAAATTCTATTTgactttttagttaattaatttttattgacttttttaataaataaatttaaattttgtggaTTAAAAAATATTGGAAGaactaatttattttcaaattatgttACATAAAACGAAACAATTGACCACTTACAATTTAATAGTTTATGTTTTGTTGATTGTATTAATATTTTCTTTAtcataaaaaatcatcaaaaaaatattCTCTGCTTCATTTCACATGTTATAATGATTATCAATCAACATATAATTTTCGAGAATCcttcaaatatatagaaaaaatcaaaattatttaacCATATCATGTTTGATATGTATTAATATCCGACACTCACTCTTAAGTTCGAGTAACATAAACCATTTACATTCAAGTAATCAaagacaaaattataattttttgttgaggctgaaattaatttatatacttttgtaagagttaaaatgtaatttcatcattatattagtttatatttttataatatttagaaACACCAAATCAAACTTTTATCATTATGGAAGGGCCAAATTGcaattttaatagtattaactTGTAATTTTGTAGACTTTAGAGGGTCTAAAGAGGAACTTTTGCATTTTGTAAGAGTTCTTCTTGTCCTTGACATGGGCATGTGTCGATAAAAGTGCCACGGAGGCATTTCTATTAAGTATTAAATTGCATTTTGTCCTTTTTACtaaaaaagagagtaaattaGCCCCTATACGTTAGGTTGAAGAGTAAACAGATTCTTTTGTTAAAAGTTTCatcaatttttactattaaaaattggtctttGTACATTAGCATGAGGTATACATTGGCACATCACATGTCATTGTCTGGTCATTCCATTAGCCACACATTTTTTAACGgtacaaatagatgaaatttcaataaaaatgagCAATCttctctttaatctaatatatagggattaatttgtctatttttttagtagaaagCCAAAAATGTAATTTGATTCCTAGTACAAAGGCCTTCATGGTACTTATGtaattaattgtccttagttgctcacATTTAATATTGATAGAGattaaattgcattttttttatatgaGGGATCAATTTACTCGATATCAAAACTAAAAAAGATTGGGAggtgttttttttaagtttcttttttgTAGATAAAAGATCTTTTTTGTAGATAAAAGATTCACATGTTTCAACCATTTACatactttgtttatttatttacggtaaatctcaaaattatatatgaactacGGCTTAATGtataattgtatacatgaacttagatattatgtaattttatacatgagaTTTTGATTTGATCGGattattgtaaattattaacacaattattgatataatatcattttatgtttatatattgcttacataaaaaattatattgatccagtataaaaataaattgatgtatttatttttttaaatgtgtgtgattaaatcaaaattaaaatttcaaatatacatttgaaccacaattagagtttcacgtgtataattacaccaaattaaagttcatgtgtacaattacacattaaattaaaattcatatataattttaatatctatccgatttatttatttaaagtgaTAAACCAGTGTTTAATCTCAAGattttttcaactattttttaGCCATATTAGTCAATAGTTTTAAATTACGTTAAAGTATAAATGATGTGACACATTGAAATTACGTGATACGAAACTATCATAGACCAAAAAAATTGAAggattaaaataatacatttatctcttatttaaatgtaatatatttttcttataagAATGATTTAATAATTCATAATATCCAATAGATCTATCTAGAAATATGCTAAACATCCCTCATTCTAATAGGTCAATTTTCCCTCGCTTTTACTCTGACCCAAActtaaaacacaaaataataaatatataaaaattaaaactaaaaaaagaaataaaaaggaaatacaGGTGGTGCAAAATAAGAGGGGTTTGGGTGGCAAACAAATCTATTTAGTGCAAGTTCATGAACCTAATCAGACCTTTCCCACCTCAACGAACCTAACTTCCCTTTGCATTCATGAACTTCACCATCCCATCCACTCCCTTTGGTCACCAACTTGATTTCCATCACCTTTTTACCCCTCCCCCCGAAATCCTTCCTTCAACTTGTTCTTCGCTTTGGGTTTTACTTTATAAAGATATATAAGCTTACCTGCAGCTGCTTCTTTGGGTTCATTTTAATTCCTTTGCTGCTGCATCATTGTTTCTCCATTTCTGGTATGGTTCGAGTTACTTTATTATGATCACATTTACTTGATTGAATTTGCTGAAGTATTTTAACTTTTTTGTAGGATTTCCTTGATGTTTCtcttatatatgtgtgtgtgtgttttcaaGCTCTGTTTGGTCATTTTATGCAAAGAAATGTTTAGATATGGAAATGGCTTTACAGAGGTTCTAATGTCATCCAAGTGTATGTTATAATTCCAAAATgggtgtttttttttcaatttctataaGCTTAACTTTCATTGCCCCCACTGTTAATTTCTTAGTTTCTGTAGGTACTGTTATTTCTTACTTGTTGAGAGAAGAAAGTTTCCAAGTGTCGACAGTCTAGAGTAGTTAGATCCCTCGACGAGTCGGTATTGTTTTTGCTCGGGGTTTTGTTGAATCAAACCCTATCAAGCGATGATGCTCACGTGCTCTTAGTAGGTGGTCATGCACTATGCATGACCTGATTCAACAAGGTGCTCTGGTTCTGTTAAACCCGCCGCTTCAGGCATCTGGGCTTTCCGAAAAGCCGGGAGACAAAACTCGGGGATACAACTGACTCATAGGGAGGTCTGTCGGTTCTGGACGGACTTTTCTGAATGGAGTCGTTCTCCTTTCAACGATCCCTTTGTATGACGCTGAACTGGAAGAAAGAAACAGGGGGTTTGATTTAGAAGATTAATAGTTTGCATTTGTTTCTAATTACTGCAGGTAAAAAGATAGAGTCAATGGAGGGTATATCTAAAGACATTGCAGTCCTTGTGCCATTAATCTAGGTGACTTGATGTCTAAAGATTCGAGAATGATGTCGACGCGCATTGACCGTGCTCCGTATAATCTTACTGCCAAGAAGACGAGTTCGTTGGCAAATCAACCTTGTGAGTTCACCTGTGGCAGAATCCAAGGTTTCCATGGTGCTGGTTTGTCAAATCATCAAGGAGGTGAGGACGATGTGCCCGTATCTTTTGGTGTGGATCATGAAAATTCATGTCCTCAATCTATAGCTCATAGATCTAATCCAAAATCATCAGAATCGTTTCTTGAGGTATCAGCTACTCTGTTAGGGAAAAGGAATATAAGTGATGTTCAAGATGTCAAGAGGGTTTCCATGGATCTTGCAGGGGACGAAATCAATCGGCTCAATGAGTATAATCCAAGATCACCTGAGTCATTTCTTGAGGTGGGGCAACGAAAAAAGATGAGAAAAACCGAAAGCCATTGTCTGTTTGAATCAAATAACATACCTCTTTGGGGATTTACATCCATTTGCGGTAGGAGAATACAGATGGAAGATGCTGTTGTGGCTATACCTCGATTCTTGCAAGTTCCTCCTAGAATACTGAATGCCGAGAGCATATCGAATCAAACGAGCAATATAAGCAACTTAACTGCTGATTTCTATGGCGTGTACGACGGACATGGAGGCTGTCAGGTAGCTTCCATCATTCTATTTTACACGTAATTGATATGTCAAGTTAGTTTGATATTGAACATTTCATTTGCATAGGTTGCGAATTATTGCCGTGAACGTATGCATACAGCTTTGGCCGAGGAGATAGAAATGACAAAAGCATGTATTCTTGACGGAAACATCAGATACGACTGGCGGGAACAATGGAAGAAAGCGTTCTTAAATTGTTTTGTCAAAGTTGATACCGAGATCGGAGGAGTTCATAGAGGCCACATCTCGGAGACCGCTGGTTCTACTGCTGTAATTGCAGTTGTTAGTCCGACACATATTATAGTTGCCAATTGTGGTGATTCAAGGGCAGTTCTCTCCCGTGGAAAATTTCCGATCCCGTTGTCCATAGACCACAAAGTACAAAATGCTTTTTCATGTTCTGGTTTTTACGAATTTCAAAGACATTGAAATAACAGATGACCCCTTTTTTATAGCCTGATAGAGAAGATGAACAAGCAAGAATTGAAGCCGCAGGCGGCAAGATCATACAATGGAATGGCCCTCGAGTTTCGGGTGTTCTCGCAATGTCAAGGTCAATCGGTAAGTCTTTCAAGTTTCAACTTGTAATATGAGCTCCGAATCGATTAATCAAGGTATCCAATTTGGTTTATCTTCTCAGGTGACAAGTACT contains:
- the LOC107932876 gene encoding protein phosphatase 2C 77 isoform X3, with translation MSKDSRMMSTRIDRAPYNLTAKKTSSLANQPCEFTCGRIQGFHGAGLSNHQGGDEINRLNEYNPRSPESFLEVGQRKKMRKTESHCLFESNNIPLWGFTSICGRRIQMEDAVVAIPRFLQVPPRILNAESISNQTSNISNLTADFYGVYDGHGGCQVANYCRERMHTALAEEIEMTKACILDGNIRYDWREQWKKAFLNCFVKVDTEIGGVHRGHISETAGSTAVIAVVSPTHIIVANCGDSRAVLSRGKFPIPLSIDHKPDREDEQARIEAAGGKIIQWNGPRVSGVLAMSRSIGDKYLKPWIIPDPEVTFVSRANDDECLVLASDGLWDVLSNDEACEVARKRIGLWRKKYRDKSNGEWIDGAAQSAAEYLSRLALSKGSKDNISVIVVDLKAHTKFKNKT
- the LOC107932876 gene encoding protein phosphatase 2C 77 isoform X1 translates to MSKDSRMMSTRIDRAPYNLTAKKTSSLANQPCEFTCGRIQGFHGAGLSNHQGGEDDVPVSFGVDHENSCPQSIAHRSNPKSSESFLEVSATLLGKRNISDVQDVKRVSMDLAGDEINRLNEYNPRSPESFLEVGQRKKMRKTESHCLFESNNIPLWGFTSICGRRIQMEDAVVAIPRFLQVPPRILNAESISNQTSNISNLTADFYGVYDGHGGCQVANYCRERMHTALAEEIEMTKACILDGNIRYDWREQWKKAFLNCFVKVDTEIGGVHRGHISETAGSTAVIAVVSPTHIIVANCGDSRAVLSRGKFPIPLSIDHKPDREDEQARIEAAGGKIIQWNGPRVSGVLAMSRSIGDKYLKPWIIPDPEVTFVSRANDDECLVLASDGLWDVLSNDEACEVARKRIGLWRKKYRDKSNGEWIDGAAQSAAEYLSRLALSKGSKDNISVIVVDLKAHTKFKNKT
- the LOC107932876 gene encoding protein phosphatase 2C 77 isoform X2, which produces MSKDSRMMSTRIDRAPYNLTAKKTSSLANQPCEFTCGRIQGFHGAGLSNHQGESFLEVSATLLGKRNISDVQDVKRVSMDLAGDEINRLNEYNPRSPESFLEVGQRKKMRKTESHCLFESNNIPLWGFTSICGRRIQMEDAVVAIPRFLQVPPRILNAESISNQTSNISNLTADFYGVYDGHGGCQVANYCRERMHTALAEEIEMTKACILDGNIRYDWREQWKKAFLNCFVKVDTEIGGVHRGHISETAGSTAVIAVVSPTHIIVANCGDSRAVLSRGKFPIPLSIDHKPDREDEQARIEAAGGKIIQWNGPRVSGVLAMSRSIGDKYLKPWIIPDPEVTFVSRANDDECLVLASDGLWDVLSNDEACEVARKRIGLWRKKYRDKSNGEWIDGAAQSAAEYLSRLALSKGSKDNISVIVVDLKAHTKFKNKT
- the LOC121204772 gene encoding protein ALP1-like, with protein sequence MEIGSSQFFAAEVLAYNNTGIITGTGGGDGGNFYWFQDMEDDKKRSGNNEFMDLHSSISLFDAEMKHEQLQWFTDPDQGRGAVFESNYSETNDYFDQIQSHYTEIDEFDDSRKKRARKSSSPVSVPATEDSGPSQSGGTGRRLWVKDRSKDWWEKCNHPDFPDEEFKRAFRMSKSTFDMICKELESTVMKKNTTLRDAIPVRQRVAVCIWRLATGEPLRMVSKRFGLGISTCHKLVLEVCAAIKTVLMPKYVQWPDENKLNKTKSEFESVTGIPNVAGAIYTTHVPIIAPKSNAAAYLNKKQTEKTQKQSYSITLQGIVDPTGVFTDVSIGWPGSMSDEQIFEKSAFHQSAVKGQVKGVWVVGSTGYPLMDWVLVPYAHQNLTWTQHTFNEKIEEIEKMGKEAFARLKGRWSCLQKRADVKLQELPAVLGACCVLHNICELRNEEMEPELKIEISDDEVVPENNLRSMVAVQARDYIAHNLLHHGLAGTGFL